CAGACTGTGAAGCTGCTACCAACAGATCATCAAAGAAGCGATCGACCCGACCCGATACCGAATTCCAGCGAGTATGCCGCACTTGTCGAGTTTTGGTAACTGTTTTGCCCTCAGAATCCGTTTCTTGATAAGTTTCGGTTACATAGTAATAAGTGCCGCGCTCCCCTCGGTAATGGCTCACCGTGAACGAATCGTAGGCCCAGAAGGGCAAGTACATCCCTTGCAGACCCTCGTGTTGCGCCATCTTCTTCAAGCTATTCGGCGCAAACCAGAGACTTCCTAGCCAGTGATGAATTTTTTCGCGGGCAGCTTTTTGCCCCACACTAAACGGCAACACGGCTTCTGGGGCAATAAGAGGATCTGCCACTTGTGGTTGCGCCACAATACTGGTGCTACAGAAGGGACATAGCCCAGCCACATCGGGTGGCTCAAACTCAATTTGTGCCCGACAGCCCGGACAAGCCACCTCCATTGCCGTTGCGGAGAGCACCGCCATTTTCGCCCGACCTGGATTGAGATATTCTTCATACGATCGCTCCACCACTTGTTCGGCGCTTTGAGGAATGATTTCCTCTCGACCGCAGTAAGGACATTTCAGTTGCCCTGCTTGAGGATTAAATTGCAAACTTGCCCCACAACCAGGACAAGGAAATTGTTTGATCAGCGGTTGGGTGATAGTCATGATGGCTGGTTTAGCTCACTGGTTTAGCTCACAGGCGGTGCAGGTGGAATTGAAGCTAAAACAGCGGCCAACTCAGGCAGTTCTGTCGCTAACTTCCAGCCTTCCATCCCCGATCGCCAAACGTGGGTTTGAGCTGTCAAGCCATTCTGGGGCAGTTGGTCTGGGGTAAAGGGCCCTAGGTTTTGCCCCCCCCGTGAAATAAACCACTGAATCTGGACAGGCGGTGGCGGTGGTGCAGGCGGCATCCCAGACACTCCACCAGGCATTCCAGGTGCAGGCGGTGGCGCTTGTACACCTTGGAGATTAGAGATGAGTTGCTGCCCCATCGCCAAACCCACACCAAAATCCAACGCTTGATTTCCCCCACCCGCATTATTAGCCGATGCTTCAACCGCATTAGCTGCTTGAAATTGAGCGTATTGCTGCATATTGCCCAAAATGCCCATCGAGGCTCGCTTATCAAGAGCCGTTTCAACTTCAGGAGGCAGTGAAACACTCTCAATCAGCAACTGGGTAAGCTCCAACCCAAATTGCTGTACTTCTGGCTGCATCCCCGCTCGAATGGTGTCGCCCATCTCACCATAGCGAGACGCAAAATCAAATAAGGGAATATTGCCTCGACCAAACCAGGTGGCAAAGGCTGTGATGATCATGTTGCGAATTTGGTCGCTGACTTCATCCACCTGGAATAAGCCATCGGTACTCACCAATTGGCGAATCAGTTGAGCAGGATCTGCGACCCGGATGTTGTAGCTGCCAAACGCTCTTAGGCGGACTGGGCCTAGTTCCGGATCACGAATCGTGATGGCATTGGGCGTGCCCCACTTCAGGTTGGTAAAAATCTTGGTATTGAAGAAGTAAACTTCTGCTTTGAAGGGAGAATTAAATCCGTATTGCCAACCTTTGAGAGTGCTGAGAAGCGGTAAATTTTGTGTCGTTAAGTCATAAAGGCCAGGGCTAAAGGTGTCAGCAATTTGACCTTCGTTGATGAATACTGCCTTCTGTCCGGGCCGTACTGTTAGCTTGGCCCCCATCTTAATTTCATTGTTGTGGCGCTGAAATCGATAGACAATCGTATCGTTGCTTTGATCGAGCCACTCAACGATATCGACAAACTCGCCTCTAATCTTGTCAAAAATGCCCACTCGACTATCTCCTAAATTTGCCTGAGCTAGTGGTGATTCTGCCGCCTACCCTACTAGTGCCCATTTAGCGGTTAGAGCCATTCATTAAATTCAAAAATATTGAATGAAGTTCCAGAAAACAGCTTTTTAAACCCACCAGCCTTGACGACGGTCGTCAAAACCAGTAATTTTCAGGAAAACTTTATGAATTTTGACGAAAGTGGGCAAACTGAACTAGGGGAAATTCAGGAGCAATGCTACCTAGAATCTGCCTCTCGTGAATCGCGTCCCTGCCTAGAACCGTGAGGTCAAGCCATGAAGATCGTGCACAGAGCAATCACAATTTTGGGAGCTGTTCTCTTATTGGGTGGACTAAGCCCAACTGTTTTGGCTCAATCTGAGAAAACTAAGCAGCCAAAGGCTCAAGATTTCTATCGCAGCGGAACTACCCAAGCCAAGCAAGAAAACTACGACGCAGCTCTAAAAGAATTTGACCAAGCGATCGAACTCAACCCGAATTACGGTTCAGCTTATGTGAATCGTGGCTACATCCGGTCTACGCTAGGGGACAAAGAAGGAGCTTTAGAAGACTTTAACCAAGCGATCGAGCTAAATTCCACTGATCCAACTGCATTCGTCAATCGGGGCAATCTTTACTACCAAGGTGGCAATTCTCAAGCAGCCCTAGAAGACTTTAATCAAGCGATCGCCCTTAAACCCGACTATGCCGCTGCCTATCTGAATCGAGGGTTTGTGCATTCTGCTTTGGGAGATAGCCAAGCCGCTCTGACGGATTTCAATCAGGCAGTGAAGCACAACTCGAACTATGCCGAAGCTTATTTGAACCGAGGTGTGATTCGGGCAGCTTTGGGCGATCGCAATGCCGCTCTCGACGATCTCGATCGCGCAGTGCAGCTCAACCCTGATTATGCTGAGGCTTATTTCAATCGGGGATTTATCCGAGCTACCAATGGCAATCAAACGGGAGCGGTTGACGACTTTACGGATGCCATTCGAGCCCGCTCTAACTACGCGGAAGCCTACGCAAATCGGGGGTTTGCTCTCGTAGCGATGGGGCAGCCTCAAGTGGCGATCGCTGATTTCAATCAAGCAATTCAGCTACAACCCAACTATCCAGAAGCCTACAAAGGTCGAGGTGACGCACGAGCAGCTCTAGGCGACCAACAGGGGGCGACCAATGATTACTCCCAAGCATTGCAGATTAACCCAAACTACGCTGTGGCTTATGCCACTCGGGCTAAAGCTCGATCTACTGCTGGAGACACTCAAGGAGCCTTGGAAGACTACACCCAAGCTCTCAGCATGAATACTAGCAACGATACCGCTTATACCGAACGGGGCATGAACCGCAAAGTTGCTGGAGATAACCAGGGAGCGATCGAAGACTACAGCCAAGCCATCCAAATCAATCCAGGCAATGCGGATGCTTACTTCCAGCGAGGCTTACTGCAATTGAGCCAGGGCAATCGCCAACAGGCACTGGCAGACATGGAAACCGCTGCGAATCTTTATCTCAAATTGGGTCGAGCTGATGGTTATCGCAACGTCATTGCTCAGCTCAATCAAGTTCGCTAGGCACATGAATTAAAGAGCATCTGAATCTCCTCCCGCCTACAGCATCCCTCTTCTTAAGGAGAGGGACTGGGGAAGAGAGTACTCAAGGCTCAAAAAAATTCTGGTATTGCAATATTTGCAGTAGAACAGTGAAGCGGAGCAAAGAGATAGGCAAACAGCTTACTCCCTTCCCACCTAAAGATTAAGGAACAAGTGAAAACATGAAACTGAGCGTTTTTTGCACTTGTTCTGTCGATAGGAACTGATGCGAGTCTAGGAATCGATTGAGTTGTTGCTCAATTTGTTTGAGAGTTGTACCAATCGGTAAATGATGCAGGAAACGTAAGCGGAGTAGATGAATCACGTATTCAACCAAGTTCAACTTCGGCGAATAGGACGGTAAGTAAAGAAACTCAACCGTAATCGATTGCGACAGTCCCATCTGCTCTAAGTGATCTGCCAGTTGTGACTGCATCTTTTGCTTATGGGTGGGATTATTGTCGAGAATGATGCAAAGCGAGTCATAGCCTAGCTCCACACAATCGAGACAAAATTCCGCCATGTACTCGGATACATCTTCTGTTTTGGCTTGTGGGCTAAGGCGAAAATACTCTTCACCGCTGTGGGCATCAACACACAGTAGCCCATTGAGTTTGTTGCGAACCCGCTCGTCGCTTGCTACCTCTGGACGGGTATTGCGTTCTGCCCAGCCATAAAACAAACTGGGGCGATCTGTGACGGCAAACTCGTCGAAGAAGACGGTGCGCTCACCGGGCTGAGGCAATTGCAGTTTTTTTTACAACCTCTACCCACTCTTTTTGCGCTTTTGGGTCAGCATTGGCGTAGTCCCGGTGCGCTCGCTGATACGACAAGCCTAACTCGCTGAGCAATTCATAGATGCGGGAGTCTTTCAATCCCACCCCGAAGTGTCGCTCAATCACCTCGCATAGAATTGCCCCCGTCCATAGGTTGCGATCATATCCGTAATCAGTCGGGCGTTGCCTCAGCACTATGGCTTTGAGTTGCTGTTGCTGCTGTGACGTCAACCGACTTGGTTTTTGATGCTGAATCGGGTTGACTAAGCCACTCAGTTCACCGTCGAGATATTTATCCATCCAACTCGTCAGTGTCTCATAGCGACACCCAATGTATTCGCACACTTGGGTGCGGCTGTGCCCTTCATGCAACAGTTTGATAGCTGTCAACCGATGACGAATGTACTGTTGCTGATTGCGGTAATAGAGTCTTTGCCACTCATCCGCATCAAAAGACTTGTCTCGAAGGGCTTGAGTTCGATTCATAAAGGCTCTCACTCTTTACCTAATCTTATACCGGGAAGGGAGTAATATTCTTCCTGCTGGGGTTCATCAGCAGACATAAGTAGCTTATCTACTTGCTCTAAGCTCAAATATTGATCTAGATATTCACCGACTAGTGGCAATAATATTTGTACTCGGTCTTCTAATTCTTCTAGATATTCCAAGAGTTCCATACAGGCTAAGTTGCTCCAAGCTGTAATTTTTTAACGGCACTCACCTTTATTGCTATAGCCTGAGCGAATAAAGACTTAAACATAAATCTCTCTTGATTTATTGTGTAATTGATTTGCACAAAAAGAGCGACTGAGACACCAAAAATACGTGATGCTTATCACACCCCATCCTGAAAATCAGGAATTAGCTTAGTTGAGTTTTGACTCTACTCACTAGGACAACTATTAGCCACTTCAGCGCTAAGAGCAATGAAAACACGCCATTTTTAGGATGTTTCTGCATTCCTAGATCCTTGAAAATTTAGGTGGGGTGAACTGAGAGGAATCATTAGGGATTTAGCATGGATGTCAATCAAATCTGTCAGCAATATGCCGCTGGAGAACGTAATTTCTGTGGGGTAAATTGGAGCGATCTCGATCTGTCGGGTCTTCATTTGATCGAGGTTAATTTAGCTGGAGCCAACCTCAGCCGCACCAATCTCGCTGGAACCAACCTAGCTCTGGCTAATCTAACAGAGGCCAATTTGAGCAGTGCGAATTTGAGTCGTACAAATTTGACTGGAGTTGATCTGAACCGAGCCAATCTACGCCGAGCCAAGCCTGTGGGCGCAATTCTCATTGGGGCAGACCTAAGCCAAGCAGATTTAATAGAGGCAGATTTGACAGGAGCCATTTTAAGTGCAGCGAATCTGCAAGGTGCGAATCTGCGAGAAGCAGTTTTACGGGAAACCGATCTTGCGGGAGCTAATTTGACAGGCGTTAGTTTGCAGAAGGCAAATCTCAGTGATGCTAACCTGCGAAGAGCCATTCTACGCAATGCTGACCTCGTGGGTGCCAACTTAACTCGCGCTAACTTAGCAGGCACAGATCTGCTGGGAGCCAACTTACGAGATGTGATCATGCTTGACAACGTTATCTACGAATAGCCATGATTTTTGGGCTAAAGATAAGTGGTTGCTAGCTGAGGTGTGCATGCAGAAGTGGGAGTATTGTGAAGTTTTCTATTTTGTCAACAGGGTTGGCTCTACCTCAACCCTGAGACTACAACTCAATGGGGAACAGCAAAATAATGTTTCTAGCGTGATTGAGTTTCTGAATCGGCTGGGTCGGCAAGGATGGGAACTGGTGAGCCATGTGGTGAGCCAAGAGATCATCTCGCAAGACGATTACGGCAAGTATATGTACACCAGTACCTTCAACACGTTGACCTTCAAACGCCCTTTACTAAATTAGGAGAGCCAGACTACTGGCTTTGGCAAAACGATTACTTGCTCACGGGTTGCGCATCTCAGCCACATGATTGACTCACAAATCTCTGTTGGCCCAACGCTCCTCCGGTGACCTTAAAGTTGAGCGGACATTGCAAGACTCGCAGCGGTTTTGCAACGGCTTTGCAATGCCGTATCTCGTCATGCTCCTGTCCCAGTAGATCTACTCTCCGCTAAAGTGTTTTAGTCGCAGAGATCGGGGATATTACAGATCCGGAATTGCCCAGTAAGGCTTTGTGGTCAACTCTATCGCTAGTCTTTCTCGCAGGTTCTGCTGAGGCTGGCACCCGCCTATTCTCAGCTCCAGATTTCCTAAAGCTTAAATTACTCTTTTAAGTTGCGGATGTTGAGTGGATTATCTGGGAGTCTAAAGAGAGACTGTGATTATACGGAATCTTGATTCCTCGGAGTTACTCAGTATAATTGGCACCTTGCTTAGATAGTGGTATCGAGGAATCATCAACCACCGTACGTATTCATTCAACAGCCCCTATTGGAGAATGCATCTAGCATGGAAACTTTAGCTTTTGTTCATAGCGCCGTCGCCTACGCTGATCCTGATTCGGAGCCACAGTTTTCTTTCCAGCCTCTCAACTTCAAACTGCTCAATTCTGGATGGATGAGCTTTGCCGCGATCGCGATCGGCTTGGCAATTCTCAGCACCACTTCGGATGCAATGGCGGCAGTTATAAAACGTGGTTCTAGTGGCAGTCTCGTCGGCACTATACAGTCAGCCTTGGTCAATCGTGGCTACAACACGGGTGGCGTGGATGGTGTTTTTGGCCCTGCGACTGAGTCGGCTGTCATTCGCTTCCAGCAAAAACAAGGACTGAGCGCTGATGGCATTGTCGGTGCCGCAACAGCGGCGGCTCTAGGCATCAATAACGGCAGCATCACTGGTGGTGGCGGTGGCGGTGGTGCTCCTGGCACTTACACCGTTACTGCCGGAAGTGGATTGCTGATCCGCTCCAGTCCTAGTCGAGGAAGTGCGGTAATCGGCAGTTTGGGATACGGCGGGCAAGTGAGTGTCACCAGCAATCGGGCTTCTGGGGACGGTTACACATGGGCACAACTTGCGGGCGGTGGCTGGGTAGCGGCAGACTATCTCAGCGCTGGCGGTGGTGGCGGTGGCGGTGGTGGCGCTCCGAGCGATGCGGTCACGATTTCGACCAATGGGAGCGCTCTCAACATCCGCTCTGGCCCCGGTGCTGGCTACGGC
This region of Trichocoleus desertorum NBK24 genomic DNA includes:
- a CDS encoding tetratricopeptide repeat protein, with translation MKIVHRAITILGAVLLLGGLSPTVLAQSEKTKQPKAQDFYRSGTTQAKQENYDAALKEFDQAIELNPNYGSAYVNRGYIRSTLGDKEGALEDFNQAIELNSTDPTAFVNRGNLYYQGGNSQAALEDFNQAIALKPDYAAAYLNRGFVHSALGDSQAALTDFNQAVKHNSNYAEAYLNRGVIRAALGDRNAALDDLDRAVQLNPDYAEAYFNRGFIRATNGNQTGAVDDFTDAIRARSNYAEAYANRGFALVAMGQPQVAIADFNQAIQLQPNYPEAYKGRGDARAALGDQQGATNDYSQALQINPNYAVAYATRAKARSTAGDTQGALEDYTQALSMNTSNDTAYTERGMNRKVAGDNQGAIEDYSQAIQINPGNADAYFQRGLLQLSQGNRQQALADMETAANLYLKLGRADGYRNVIAQLNQVR
- a CDS encoding peptidoglycan-binding protein; the protein is METLAFVHSAVAYADPDSEPQFSFQPLNFKLLNSGWMSFAAIAIGLAILSTTSDAMAAVIKRGSSGSLVGTIQSALVNRGYNTGGVDGVFGPATESAVIRFQQKQGLSADGIVGAATAAALGINNGSITGGGGGGGAPGTYTVTAGSGLLIRSSPSRGSAVIGSLGYGGQVSVTSNRASGDGYTWAQLAGGGWVAADYLSAGGGGGGGGGAPSDAVTISTNGSALNIRSGPGAGYGVVGSLSNGSRASITGRTSNGWYELANGGWVSGSWIY
- a CDS encoding SPFH domain-containing protein, which produces MGIFDKIRGEFVDIVEWLDQSNDTIVYRFQRHNNEIKMGAKLTVRPGQKAVFINEGQIADTFSPGLYDLTTQNLPLLSTLKGWQYGFNSPFKAEVYFFNTKIFTNLKWGTPNAITIRDPELGPVRLRAFGSYNIRVADPAQLIRQLVSTDGLFQVDEVSDQIRNMIITAFATWFGRGNIPLFDFASRYGEMGDTIRAGMQPEVQQFGLELTQLLIESVSLPPEVETALDKRASMGILGNMQQYAQFQAANAVEASANNAGGGNQALDFGVGLAMGQQLISNLQGVQAPPPAPGMPGGVSGMPPAPPPPPVQIQWFISRGGQNLGPFTPDQLPQNGLTAQTHVWRSGMEGWKLATELPELAAVLASIPPAPPVS
- a CDS encoding IS630 family transposase (programmed frameshift); the encoded protein is MNRTQALRDKSFDADEWQRLYYRNQQQYIRHRLTAIKLLHEGHSRTQVCEYIGCRYETLTSWMDKYLDGELSGLVNPIQHQKPSRLTSQQQQQLKAIVLRQRPTDYGYDRNLWTGAILCEVIERHFGVGLKDSRIYELLSELGLSYQRAHRDYANADPKAQKEWVEVVKKLQLPQPGERTVFFDEFAVTDRPSLFYGWAERNTRPEVASDERVRNKLNGLLCVDAHSGEEYFRLSPQAKTEDVSEYMAEFCLDCVELGYDSLCIILDNNPTHKQKMQSQLADHLEQMGLSQSITVEFLYLPSYSPKLNLVEYVIHLLRLRFLHHLPIGTTLKQIEQQLNRFLDSHQFLSTEQVQKTLSFMFSLVP
- a CDS encoding pentapeptide repeat-containing protein gives rise to the protein MDVNQICQQYAAGERNFCGVNWSDLDLSGLHLIEVNLAGANLSRTNLAGTNLALANLTEANLSSANLSRTNLTGVDLNRANLRRAKPVGAILIGADLSQADLIEADLTGAILSAANLQGANLREAVLRETDLAGANLTGVSLQKANLSDANLRRAILRNADLVGANLTRANLAGTDLLGANLRDVIMLDNVIYE